From the genome of Indicator indicator isolate 239-I01 chromosome 17, UM_Iind_1.1, whole genome shotgun sequence, one region includes:
- the LOC128972624 gene encoding potassium voltage-gated channel subfamily C member 3-like — protein MEHSKEKIILNIGGVRYETYSSTLQTFPGTKLCSLTDPHAPSIYDYDPTTKEFFFDRSAEIFSCVLNYYRTKHFHCPIDTCRSVLEEELAFWEIGEAQLAPCCWLKLNNRVVQTEELNIWDENQQNDDQCLIVQTERRDFSWRTRWQPKIWSMFEKPFSSISAKCLAFVSLLFIVGIVIIFCEETKAQFEFFTANFTSVGYSEVSHNHHEPYYQQAAYLLHLELFCVLWFTFEFSVRFCCCPDKKSFFQNPLNVVDFLSLFPVYVELFVAGQIQRMPSLGLWLGFVRVIYLLKLLKISKLIETPLILKVLCYTLKSILREICILLMILAFETLFFGSLFFYGELLGSHPSYTGELHFVDILVCFWWALITLTTVGYGDIIPLTTFGQVTAALAAIFGMLTIIIPIPIFLVKFKSYYDIAVFKQKLERNKKH, from the exons ATGGAGCACTCCAAGGAAAAAATCATCCTGAATATTGGGGGAGTCAGATATGAGACCTACAGCAGCACTCTCCAGACCTTCCCAGGGACCAAGCTGTGCAGCCTAACAGATCCCCATGCCCCAAGCATCTACGACTATGATCCCACCACCAAAGAGTTCTTTTTTGATAGGAGTGCTGAGATCTTCAGCTGTGTGTTGAACTATTATAGGACCAAGCATTTCCACTGCCCCATTGATACCTGTAGATCAGTCCTGGAAGAAGAGCTGGCTTTCTGGGAAATAGGGGAGGCACAGCTagcaccctgctgctggctgaagcTGAATAACAGAGTGGTGCAGACAGAGGAGCTTAACATCTGGGATGAAAACCAGCAGAATGATGACCAGTGCCTCATAGTCCAGACAGAAAGAAGGGACTTCAGCTGGCGAACCAGGTGGCAGCCAAAGATTTGGTCTATGTTTGAGAAACCCTTTTCCTCAATCAGTGCTAAG tgtttggcttttgtttctctgctgttcATCGTTGGAATTGTCATCATATTCTGTGAGGAGACCAAGGCACAATTTGAGTTCTTCACTGCAAACTTCACCTCTGTTGGCTATTCTGAGGTCTCCCACAACCACCATGAACCCTATTACCAGCAGGCTGCCTACTTGCTTCATCTGGAGCTTTTCTGTGTCCTCTGGTTCACCTTTGAGTTCTCTGTGCGATTTTGCTGTTGCCCAGACAAGAAGTCGTTCTTCCAAAATCCCCTAAACGTGGTTgacttcctctccctcttcccagtTTATGTTGAACTCTTTGTGGCTGGGCAGATTCAGAGAATGCCAAGCCTGGGGCTTTGGCTGGGCTTTGTTCGTGTTATCTATCTCCTCAAGCTCCTGAAGATATCCAAGCTGATAGAAACACCACTGATCCTCAAGGTTCTGTGCTACACCCTCAAGTCTATCCTCAGAGAGATTTGTATCCTGCTGATGATTTTGGCCTTTGAAACTCTCTTCTTTGGCTCTCTGTTTTTCTATGGGGAGTTGCTAGGTAGCCACCCCTCCTACACAGGGGAGCTGCACTTTGTGGACATTCTTGTTTGCTTCTGGTGGGCTTTGATCACACTCACCACAGTGGGCTATGGAGATATTATCCCTCTCACCACATTTGGCCAAGTGACAGCAGCCTTAGCTGCAATATTTGGCATGTTAACTATCATCATCCCAATACCCATTTTCCTGGTGAAATTTAAAAGCTATTATGACATTGCTGTCTTCAAACAGAAGctggaaagaaacaagaaacatTAG